A single window of Cellulomonas sp. NTE-D12 DNA harbors:
- a CDS encoding AI-2E family transporter, with protein sequence MTDSTSTGDRGPRIAPSQVSPVARRVAGGRHNPHVTGDDETAPRWLQKAAGVSWRLLVLVAAIAVVFFATSKVQLVFIALFLAFVFTAVLRPLVSAMSRIMPRGLATALSLLTGILVFVGMLTYVVYSVANQWQQLSKQFGTGIQQIIDFLQSGRLPFQVTNAQTAAWIDQGVKWVQDHAGQLAGQAAASATSVVEVFTALALAIFCSIFFLARGADMWTWFLNQLPARVRESWQTAGGAGWYTFSGYTRGTVIIALVDGLLAFILLTVVQVPLAAPLAVLVLMGAFIPLIGAPTAMAVAMIVALAALGPIQAGIVGLGIAGIGQFEGHVLQPLVMGKQVSLHPVAVAIAVATGTLSAGILGAVIAVPLVAVSWAVFSKLRTMDPPMVDEAEAETEARPVEQAEHIDDDEPVKEQ encoded by the coding sequence ATGACGGACAGCACGAGCACCGGCGACCGGGGGCCGCGGATCGCGCCGTCCCAGGTCAGCCCCGTTGCGCGGCGCGTCGCGGGAGGCCGGCACAACCCGCACGTCACCGGTGACGACGAGACCGCGCCGCGCTGGCTGCAGAAGGCGGCCGGGGTGTCGTGGCGGCTGCTCGTGCTCGTCGCGGCCATCGCCGTCGTGTTCTTCGCGACCTCCAAGGTGCAGCTCGTGTTCATCGCGCTGTTCCTGGCCTTCGTGTTCACCGCGGTGCTGCGGCCGCTGGTCAGCGCGATGTCGCGCATCATGCCGCGCGGTCTGGCGACGGCGCTCTCGCTGCTGACGGGCATCCTGGTGTTCGTCGGGATGCTGACGTACGTCGTCTACTCCGTCGCCAACCAGTGGCAGCAGCTGTCGAAGCAGTTCGGCACGGGCATCCAGCAGATCATCGACTTCCTGCAAAGCGGCCGGCTGCCGTTCCAGGTCACCAACGCGCAGACGGCGGCGTGGATCGACCAAGGGGTCAAGTGGGTGCAGGACCACGCCGGACAGCTGGCGGGGCAGGCTGCGGCCAGCGCCACGTCGGTGGTGGAGGTGTTCACCGCGCTGGCGCTGGCGATCTTCTGCTCGATCTTCTTCCTGGCTCGCGGCGCGGACATGTGGACCTGGTTCCTCAACCAGCTGCCGGCCCGGGTGCGCGAGAGCTGGCAGACTGCCGGCGGGGCCGGTTGGTACACCTTCTCGGGGTACACCCGGGGCACCGTGATCATCGCCCTGGTGGACGGGCTGCTCGCCTTCATCCTGCTGACCGTGGTGCAGGTGCCGCTCGCGGCGCCCCTGGCCGTGCTGGTGCTGATGGGCGCGTTCATCCCGCTGATCGGGGCGCCCACGGCGATGGCCGTGGCGATGATCGTCGCGCTGGCCGCGCTCGGTCCGATCCAGGCCGGCATCGTCGGCCTGGGCATCGCCGGCATCGGTCAGTTCGAGGGCCACGTGCTCCAGCCGCTGGTGATGGGCAAGCAGGTGTCGCTGCACCCGGTGGCCGTCGCGATCGCGGTTGCGACCGGCACGCTGTCGGCCGGCATCCTCGGCGCCGTGATCGCGGTGCCGCTCGTGGCGGTGAGCTGGGCGGTGTTCAGCAAGCTGCGCACCATGGACCCGCCGATGGTCGACGAGGCGGAGGCGGAGACCGAGGCGCGTCCGGTGGAGCAGGCGGAGCACATCGACGACGACGAACCGGTCAAGGAGCAGTAA